From Candidatus Binatia bacterium:
CGATACTTCTCCCGATCACTTTCGTCATGCCGCCCACCTCGGCGATCATTCTGCTCTCGTGCATCTATTGGGGCGCGCTGTTCGGCGGCGCCATCACCTCGATCCTGTTTAACATCCCCGGCGAGCCCTGGTCGGTGGCCACGACTTTCGACGGCCATCCGCTCGCCAAACAAGGCAGGGGAGGGGAGGCTCTGACCGCCGCTTTCACCTCTTCTTTTTTCGGCGCCGCGTTCGCTATCATCCTGGTCACATTTTTCGCTCCGATCATCGCGGAGTTCTCGCTCAAGTTCGGCCCGCCGGAATTTTTAGGCATCCAGATGCTCACGTTCAGCGCCTTCGTCGGCCTGGGCGGAGGCAGCGTGCCCAAGACCCTCGTCTCCATTTTCGTCGGGTTCATCATGGCGACGGTGGGTATGGACATCATCAGCGGACAGCTCCGGCTCAACTTCGGGACCATCGAGCTGATGCGCGGGTTCAACTTCGTCGTCGCGGTGATCGGCCTCTTCGGCATCGGCGAAATATTTTTGACGGTCGAAGAGGGACTTTCGCTGAAAGGAGTTCAAGCGAAGGTTACGTGGCGCACCGTCACCAGCACGCTGAAGGAGCTGACGCGATACTGGAAGACTTTTATCCGCAGCGCTGTTATCGGCTCCTGGATGGGAATCAAGCCCGGCGGCGCCACGCCGGCCTCCTTCATGAGCTACGGTTTCGCCAAGCGCCTCTCCAAGACCCCGGAAAAGTTCGGCCACGGCGCCATCGAAGGGGTGGTCGCCCCGGAGACCGCGGCGC
This genomic window contains:
- a CDS encoding tripartite tricarboxylate transporter permease; protein product: MESFGNLLMGFQIALTPYNLFVATAGIFLGTIIGVLPGLGGANGVAILLPITFVMPPTSAIILLSCIYWGALFGGAITSILFNIPGEPWSVATTFDGHPLAKQGRGGEALTAAFTSSFFGAAFAIILVTFFAPIIAEFSLKFGPPEFLGIQMLTFSAFVGLGGGSVPKTLVSIFVGFIMATVGMDIISGQLRLNFGTIELMRGFNFVVAVIGLFGIGEIFLTVEEGLSLKGVQAKVTWRTVTSTLKELTRYWKTFIRSAVIGSWMGIKPGGATPASFMSYGFAKRLSKTPEKFGHGAIEGVVAPETAAHAAGVSALLPMITLGIPGSPTAAVMLGGLLIWGLQPGPMLFKEKPDFVWGLIASMYTGNVIGVLIVLLFVPFFAAILRIPFAILFPSIVYVCAIGAYAVNNSTMDIWYMMIFGVIGYVFKKLDYPIAPMVLALVLGDLAESALRQSLIMSQGSPKIFFASPISAALVIASILLVIWPSISRFLAGRAHHHEAPQKAS